The Cellulomonas sp. P24 genome contains a region encoding:
- a CDS encoding TlyA family RNA methyltransferase: protein MTTEGRLDVELVRRGMARSRRHAVELVAAGRVTVDGVPATKASSGTRADQELQVRDDDRDPGYASRAGFKLAGALDELERRWGLEAPSPRDRICLDAGASTGGFTDVLLRRGARHVGAVDVGHDQLLPVLRDDPRVEVRDGVNVRTLVAGDMDPAPTLVVADLSFISLTLVVPVLRAVAARSAEYLLMVKPQFEVGRERLGSTGVVRSPALRHAAVGAVARAAVAEGLEPRDVVTSPLPGPSGNIEYFLWLKERASVSAGGGPGDDAIRAIIERGIGGGSDMTRTGGDDA, encoded by the coding sequence GTGACGACTGAGGGACGGCTCGACGTGGAACTCGTGCGTCGCGGGATGGCGCGGTCTCGGCGGCACGCGGTGGAGCTGGTGGCTGCCGGACGAGTGACGGTCGACGGCGTCCCGGCGACGAAGGCGTCGTCCGGCACGCGCGCGGACCAGGAGCTCCAGGTCCGGGACGACGACCGTGACCCCGGTTACGCCTCGCGCGCCGGGTTCAAGCTTGCGGGCGCGCTCGATGAGCTCGAACGACGGTGGGGTCTCGAGGCACCGAGCCCCCGTGATCGGATCTGTCTCGACGCCGGGGCGAGCACCGGTGGCTTCACCGACGTCCTGCTCCGCCGAGGCGCCCGGCACGTCGGCGCGGTGGACGTCGGCCACGATCAGCTTCTCCCCGTGCTCCGAGACGACCCACGGGTCGAGGTGCGTGACGGGGTGAACGTCCGGACGCTCGTCGCCGGCGACATGGACCCCGCCCCCACGCTGGTTGTCGCCGATCTCTCGTTCATCTCGCTGACCCTGGTGGTCCCCGTTCTGCGGGCCGTCGCGGCACGCTCCGCCGAATATCTGCTCATGGTCAAGCCTCAGTTCGAGGTCGGGCGTGAGAGATTGGGGTCGACCGGTGTGGTGCGCTCGCCTGCGTTGCGGCACGCGGCAGTGGGTGCCGTCGCCAGGGCAGCAGTGGCCGAGGGGCTCGAACCGCGCGACGTCGTCACGAGCCCGCTTCCAGGTCCGAGCGGCAACATCGAGTACTTCCTCTGGCTGAAGGAGCGAGCATCTGTGTCGGCAGGCGGCGGGCCCGGTGACGACGCCATCCGGGCGATCATCGAGCGAGGCATCGGAGGCGGCAGCGACATGACCCGGACCGGCGGGGACGACGCATGA
- a CDS encoding NAD kinase, with protein sequence MTRRALVVTHTGREDAGIATDEAVAELEAVGIEPVHEIDWADGIDGLEFAVVLGGDGTLLRAAEITRGTGIPLLGINLGHVGFLAESERDHIGAAVRRLAAGDYEVDERGTLDVRTLLPGDGAPIIGWAVNEATVEKRERAKMVEVAIEVDGRPLSSFGCDGVVMATATGSTAHAFSAGGPVVWPDVDAMMLVPLSAHALFARPLVVGPGSVLAVELLTRTGSAGVLTCDGRRQTDLPAGTRVEVRKGAVPVRLARMTSAPFTDRLVSKFDLPVIGWRGRAANRRRTARGHEG encoded by the coding sequence ATGACGCGGCGCGCACTCGTGGTGACCCATACCGGTCGTGAAGACGCCGGCATCGCGACCGACGAGGCGGTGGCCGAACTCGAGGCCGTCGGCATCGAGCCTGTCCACGAGATCGACTGGGCGGACGGGATCGACGGTCTCGAGTTCGCCGTGGTGCTCGGCGGCGACGGTACGCTCCTGCGCGCAGCGGAGATCACCCGCGGGACAGGCATCCCCCTGCTCGGCATCAACCTGGGACATGTCGGTTTCCTCGCCGAGAGCGAGCGCGATCACATCGGAGCAGCCGTGCGACGTCTGGCTGCCGGGGACTACGAGGTCGATGAGCGCGGGACGCTCGACGTGCGGACGCTGCTGCCCGGGGACGGCGCGCCGATCATCGGCTGGGCCGTCAACGAGGCGACGGTCGAGAAGCGTGAACGCGCCAAGATGGTGGAGGTCGCGATCGAGGTCGATGGGCGCCCGCTGTCGTCGTTCGGCTGCGACGGCGTGGTCATGGCCACGGCGACGGGATCCACCGCGCACGCGTTCTCCGCCGGCGGACCGGTGGTCTGGCCCGATGTCGACGCCATGATGCTCGTCCCGCTGTCGGCACACGCACTGTTCGCGCGCCCGCTCGTCGTGGGCCCCGGCAGCGTGCTCGCCGTCGAGCTCCTCACACGGACGGGCAGTGCCGGGGTCCTGACGTGCGACGGTCGTCGCCAGACCGACCTCCCGGCCGGGACGCGCGTCGAGGTACGCAAGGGGGCCGTTCCGGTCAGGCTCGCACGCATGACGAGCGCGCCGTTCACGGATCGGCTCGTGAGCAAGTTCGACCTTCCGGTGATCGGGTGGCGAGGACGTGCGGCGAACCGCCGCAGGACCGCTCGCGGGCACGAGGGCTGA
- the recN gene encoding DNA repair protein RecN yields MLEEIRIENLGVITSAHARLAPGLTVITGETGAGKTMVLTGLALLLGGRADPGAVRAGSASASAEGRVRVDADSPVLARARDAGAEPDDDGGLILVRTVAAEGRSRAFLGGRSVPQAVLAELADDLVTVHGQADQARLRSPARQREALDAFAGDEHQGELAEYRETWNERAQLLKEIDELTSRRDDFERETALLRHGLDEIERVSPQPGEDIELAAEAERLGHAEDLRTAAALAHTALAGSDDGAEGVAAMLLVEASRQALEHVAGHDPVLAELAQRLAGISYGIGDVSTDLARYLDDLQADPRRLDAVQHRRAELGSLMRSYGADVSEVLAWGARAGLRLLELESGDERLARATERRDRVESRLVALAGSISRRRQTAAELLASAVTEELHGLAMAGASLEVTVEPAPEPGPWGSDVVEMRLVPHRGAPARPLGKGASGGELSRVMLAIEVTLATAPSSGASRPPTFVFDEVDAGVGGRAALEVGRRLAALARGSQVVVVTHLAQVAAFAEHHLVVTKSRADGGDVVTDSDVRQVEGEDRVRELARMLSGQEDSEAARAHAAELLEQSSMGR; encoded by the coding sequence GTGCTCGAGGAGATCCGGATCGAGAACCTCGGCGTGATCACGAGCGCGCACGCGCGACTCGCGCCTGGCCTGACCGTGATCACGGGAGAGACGGGCGCGGGCAAGACCATGGTCCTCACCGGGCTCGCCCTGCTGCTCGGGGGGCGGGCGGACCCGGGCGCCGTGCGCGCCGGCTCGGCGTCGGCCAGCGCCGAGGGGCGGGTGAGGGTGGACGCTGACTCACCGGTGCTCGCACGTGCGCGGGACGCCGGGGCCGAGCCCGACGACGACGGGGGACTGATCCTCGTGCGCACGGTGGCAGCCGAAGGGCGCTCGCGTGCCTTCCTCGGCGGACGCAGCGTGCCGCAAGCGGTCCTCGCCGAGCTCGCCGACGACCTCGTGACAGTACACGGGCAGGCCGACCAGGCACGGCTGCGATCCCCGGCACGGCAACGTGAGGCGCTCGACGCCTTCGCCGGCGACGAGCACCAGGGAGAGCTTGCGGAGTACCGCGAGACGTGGAACGAGCGGGCGCAGCTCCTGAAGGAGATCGACGAGCTGACGTCACGCCGCGACGACTTCGAGCGCGAGACGGCCCTGCTGCGGCATGGGCTCGACGAGATCGAGCGCGTCTCGCCTCAGCCGGGTGAGGACATCGAGCTCGCGGCGGAGGCGGAACGGCTCGGCCACGCCGAGGACCTGCGAACCGCCGCCGCGCTCGCACACACGGCCCTCGCCGGGTCGGACGACGGTGCCGAGGGCGTCGCGGCGATGCTGCTCGTCGAGGCCTCGCGCCAGGCACTCGAGCACGTAGCCGGGCACGACCCGGTGCTCGCCGAGCTGGCGCAGCGTCTGGCCGGGATCAGCTACGGCATCGGAGACGTGTCCACGGACCTCGCGCGCTACCTGGACGACCTCCAGGCGGACCCACGTCGCCTCGACGCGGTGCAGCACCGACGGGCCGAGCTCGGGTCGCTCATGCGCAGCTACGGCGCCGACGTGTCCGAGGTGCTCGCCTGGGGGGCCAGAGCAGGGCTGCGCCTGCTCGAGCTCGAGAGCGGCGACGAGCGGCTCGCGCGGGCCACGGAGCGGCGTGACCGGGTCGAGTCGCGCCTGGTGGCGCTCGCCGGCTCGATCAGTAGGCGGCGTCAGACCGCGGCCGAGCTGCTCGCGTCGGCGGTCACGGAGGAGCTCCACGGACTGGCGATGGCTGGGGCGTCGCTCGAGGTCACGGTCGAACCGGCTCCCGAGCCGGGGCCGTGGGGCAGCGACGTCGTCGAGATGCGGCTGGTCCCGCACCGTGGGGCGCCGGCGCGCCCGCTGGGCAAGGGGGCATCAGGCGGCGAGCTGTCCCGCGTCATGCTGGCGATCGAGGTGACGTTGGCCACAGCGCCGTCGTCCGGGGCGAGTCGACCGCCGACGTTCGTGTTCGACGAGGTGGACGCAGGGGTCGGCGGTCGCGCGGCGCTCGAGGTCGGGCGGCGGCTCGCCGCTCTCGCGCGAGGGTCGCAGGTCGTGGTCGTGACGCATCTGGCTCAGGTCGCCGCGTTCGCCGAGCACCATCTGGTCGTGACCAAGTCCCGGGCCGATGGCGGCGACGTCGTCACCGACTCCGACGTCCGGCAGGTCGAGGGTGAGGACCGTGTCCGCGAGCTCGCCCGGATGCTCTCCGGGCAGGAGGACTCTGAGGCGGCACGAGCGCATGCCGCTGAGCTCCTCGAGCAGTCCAGCATGGGACGATGA
- a CDS encoding HAD-IIA family hydrolase, which yields MNSTLLGSDTPLAEKYDLALVDLDGVAYRGHEPIEGAAPGIAGARACGMRMVFVTNNASREPESVAAQLTGLAIPTEASEVMTAAQAAAALLTRRLSPGQKVLVVGGAGLVTAVRAAGFEIVTSADDGPDAVVQGFAPELGWANLAEAAYAVERGAWFVASNLDLSLPTARGFAPGNGALVGAVQAATGVVPDSAGKPSPTMYRLAIERAGARSPLVVGDRLDTDLAGARAGDLPGLHVLTGVSRARDDILAVPSERPHYIGADLTSLLVPHEAPMPAGDGWWRCGDAAARVVNGALELDPGSSSDVEARVDLVRAACGAAWAAVDAGETLDPGTVPEIVVHNA from the coding sequence GTGAACAGCACGCTGCTGGGATCTGACACCCCGCTGGCGGAGAAATACGATCTCGCACTCGTCGACCTGGACGGTGTGGCCTACCGGGGGCACGAGCCGATCGAGGGAGCAGCACCGGGCATCGCCGGTGCGAGAGCCTGCGGCATGCGGATGGTCTTCGTGACCAACAACGCCTCGCGGGAGCCGGAGTCAGTCGCGGCACAGCTCACGGGCCTGGCGATCCCGACCGAGGCCTCGGAGGTGATGACCGCCGCCCAGGCCGCAGCCGCACTCCTCACCCGTCGACTGTCACCCGGGCAGAAGGTGCTGGTGGTCGGCGGAGCGGGCCTCGTGACCGCCGTGCGCGCCGCTGGCTTCGAGATCGTGACATCCGCCGACGACGGGCCCGATGCGGTGGTCCAGGGCTTCGCCCCGGAGCTCGGATGGGCGAACCTTGCCGAAGCCGCCTACGCGGTGGAACGGGGCGCCTGGTTCGTGGCGAGCAACCTCGACCTCAGCCTCCCCACCGCGCGTGGCTTCGCCCCAGGTAACGGCGCGCTGGTCGGCGCGGTCCAGGCGGCGACGGGCGTCGTGCCCGACAGCGCAGGCAAGCCCTCTCCGACGATGTACCGGCTGGCCATCGAACGAGCCGGGGCACGCTCGCCGCTAGTCGTCGGCGACAGGCTCGACACCGACCTCGCCGGCGCCAGGGCCGGGGACCTTCCGGGCCTGCACGTCCTGACCGGCGTGAGCCGTGCGCGCGACGACATCCTCGCGGTGCCTTCCGAACGCCCGCACTACATCGGTGCGGACCTGACGAGTCTGCTCGTCCCGCACGAGGCCCCGATGCCCGCAGGCGACGGGTGGTGGCGCTGCGGAGACGCCGCGGCGCGGGTCGTCAACGGCGCGCTTGAGCTCGACCCGGGATCATCGAGCGACGTCGAGGCACGTGTCGACCTTGTCCGGGCCGCCTGCGGCGCAGCCTGGGCGGCCGTCGATGCCGGAGAGACCCTTGATCCGGGCACCGTCCCGGAGATCGTTGTGCACAACGCGTGA
- the murJ gene encoding murein biosynthesis integral membrane protein MurJ produces MRFAQRRVGAGLAGAAALIAAITLLSRVVGFGRWMAQSYGVGASATGTAYATANLLPNVLFEVVAGGALAGAVVPLLAAPLARRLRTEVDRIASALLTWAVALLVPTAVLLTVFARPIVGLLYQPGPTTDPAVAAQTTDLAVSLVAVFAPQVVLYGIGVVLTGVLQAQRRFSWPAAAPLASSAVVITTYLVFRHLAVGSTRDHPGELSASAVAWLGWGTTLGVAAMSLPLLAPVLRSGLRLRPTFRFPPGVGTRARNLAFAGLGGLVAQQVSVLVTAKLANDVGGLGTINLFMYSQAVYLLPYAVLAVPLATAAFPRLAEHAATGDRERYGQLVSVSTRGVLAVSMLGAAVLIAVAPAVAAFFGTIDASRDPALVAHMSPTLTLLAPGLLGYALIFQLSRVLFALERGRAAVSAVATGWFTVAVASIVGVRLAAPTSGDPGGTLRGLAAGNSVGMLVAGVVLLIVVRRAAGRDAMTGITRTVAVTLVGAVVAAGAGRWAEGRLQDAWGTGAAASVSAGLVAATVAVLVIGTVVVVGDRSLIRAVRRSGHSDEVRSRGEEVTRG; encoded by the coding sequence GTGAGGTTCGCGCAGCGCCGCGTCGGCGCCGGCCTCGCCGGTGCGGCGGCGCTCATCGCCGCGATCACCCTGCTGAGCAGGGTGGTGGGCTTCGGGCGGTGGATGGCGCAGTCGTACGGCGTCGGGGCCAGCGCGACGGGCACCGCGTACGCCACGGCGAACCTCCTCCCGAACGTCCTGTTCGAGGTCGTCGCAGGCGGAGCGCTCGCCGGCGCCGTCGTGCCACTCCTTGCCGCGCCGCTCGCACGACGCCTACGGACCGAGGTCGACCGGATCGCCTCTGCCCTGCTGACGTGGGCCGTCGCGCTCCTGGTGCCGACGGCCGTCCTCCTCACCGTCTTCGCGCGCCCGATCGTCGGTCTCCTGTACCAGCCTGGTCCGACCACCGATCCCGCGGTCGCCGCCCAGACGACCGACCTCGCCGTGTCGCTCGTCGCCGTGTTCGCGCCTCAGGTCGTCCTCTACGGGATCGGCGTCGTGCTCACCGGGGTGCTCCAGGCGCAGCGACGGTTCAGCTGGCCTGCCGCCGCGCCGCTCGCCTCCAGTGCGGTGGTCATCACCACCTACCTCGTGTTCCGGCACCTCGCCGTCGGGTCGACCCGTGACCACCCTGGTGAGCTGTCGGCATCGGCTGTGGCCTGGCTCGGGTGGGGAACGACGCTCGGAGTGGCGGCGATGAGTCTTCCGCTCCTCGCACCCGTGCTGCGGTCGGGGCTCCGTCTGCGCCCGACGTTCCGTTTCCCACCAGGGGTCGGGACGCGGGCGAGGAACCTCGCGTTCGCCGGACTCGGCGGTCTGGTCGCGCAGCAGGTCTCGGTCCTCGTGACGGCCAAGCTCGCGAACGACGTCGGTGGTCTCGGCACCATCAACCTGTTCATGTACTCCCAGGCCGTGTACCTGCTTCCCTATGCGGTCCTCGCCGTTCCCCTCGCGACGGCCGCCTTCCCCCGGCTGGCGGAGCACGCCGCGACGGGTGACCGCGAGCGCTACGGGCAGCTCGTGTCGGTGAGCACCCGCGGGGTGCTCGCCGTCTCGATGCTCGGAGCAGCCGTGCTCATCGCCGTGGCCCCGGCGGTCGCGGCATTCTTCGGGACGATCGACGCGAGCCGGGATCCTGCGCTCGTCGCCCACATGAGTCCGACCCTGACGCTCCTGGCACCGGGGCTCCTGGGCTACGCCCTGATCTTCCAGCTCTCGCGGGTGCTGTTCGCGCTGGAACGCGGGCGAGCAGCGGTCAGCGCCGTCGCCACGGGATGGTTCACCGTCGCCGTCGCCTCCATCGTGGGGGTGCGGCTCGCGGCACCGACGTCGGGCGATCCGGGCGGAACCCTGCGGGGGCTCGCGGCAGGCAACTCGGTCGGGATGCTCGTCGCCGGTGTCGTCCTGCTGATCGTCGTGCGGCGAGCGGCGGGACGCGACGCCATGACGGGGATCACCCGCACCGTGGCCGTGACGCTCGTCGGTGCCGTCGTCGCAGCAGGTGCAGGGCGGTGGGCCGAGGGTCGGTTGCAGGACGCGTGGGGGACCGGGGCGGCGGCGTCGGTGTCCGCCGGACTCGTCGCCGCGACGGTCGCGGTCCTGGTGATCGGTACGGTGGTGGTCGTCGGCGACCGGTCGCTGATCCGCGCGGTACGGCGCAGCGGCCATTCGGACGAGGTGCGCTCTCGCGGTGAGGAGGTCACTCGTGGGTGA
- a CDS encoding glycosyltransferase family 4 protein: protein MGENPQHVLQVLGSSSGGVARHVAQISAALAAEPPDGPGAVVKVAGPAALEGQIAPADSRVTYRAIPLGPRPGPRDVEVTRRLRALAAGADVVHAHGLRAGAAAVLAVAGLRTEDRPWVVVTLHNRPVGGRGVRTVATALEHLVNRRADVVLGVSADLVEGARERGARRTERALVPAPARPPVGRTASQVRADLGLEPDAALLVTVARLAPQKGIDMLCDTAGLLKDRVAAGDLPELSRLVWVVAGDGPLREHLAARVAAEDLPVVVLGRRDDVPDLLAAADLVVSTAVWEGQPLWLQEALALGAAVVATDVGGDERSHR from the coding sequence GTGGGTGAGAACCCCCAGCACGTGCTCCAGGTGCTCGGCTCCAGCTCCGGAGGCGTTGCGCGCCACGTCGCCCAGATCAGCGCCGCGCTCGCGGCCGAGCCGCCAGACGGCCCAGGTGCTGTCGTCAAGGTGGCAGGTCCCGCTGCCCTGGAGGGGCAGATCGCGCCCGCCGACAGCCGGGTGACCTACCGTGCCATCCCCCTGGGCCCGCGACCTGGACCACGGGACGTCGAGGTCACACGACGGCTGCGCGCGCTGGCTGCCGGGGCTGACGTCGTGCACGCGCACGGGCTACGTGCCGGTGCGGCGGCGGTGCTGGCCGTCGCCGGGCTACGGACCGAGGACCGCCCATGGGTCGTGGTGACGTTGCACAACCGACCCGTCGGCGGCCGGGGGGTCAGGACGGTCGCGACCGCGCTCGAGCACCTGGTCAACCGCCGTGCCGATGTCGTCCTCGGCGTCTCGGCGGACCTGGTCGAGGGGGCGCGTGAGCGGGGTGCGCGACGTACCGAACGGGCGTTGGTCCCGGCACCGGCGCGCCCGCCGGTCGGTCGGACGGCGTCGCAGGTGCGTGCCGACCTCGGGCTCGAGCCGGATGCCGCCCTCCTCGTCACGGTGGCGCGACTCGCCCCGCAGAAGGGCATCGACATGTTGTGCGACACCGCCGGCCTGCTCAAGGACCGCGTCGCCGCGGGAGACCTGCCGGAGCTCAGCCGGCTCGTCTGGGTCGTCGCAGGTGACGGCCCGCTCCGTGAGCATCTTGCAGCACGGGTTGCCGCTGAGGACCTCCCCGTCGTCGTCCTGGGTCGCCGCGACGACGTGCCGGACCTCCTCGCGGCCGCCGACCTGGTCGTCAGCACCGCCGTGTGGGAGGGACAACCCCTCTGGCTGCAGGAAGCGCTCGCTCTCGGTGCGGCGGTCGTCGCGACGGACGTCGGGGGGGACGAGCGAAGTCACCGCTGA
- the steA gene encoding putative cytokinetic ring protein SteA — MKLSLRRHEPVPTEPGVHGPARVDPRTKSLTKRLMPGDIAVIDHQDIDRVSAEALVTCRPAAVLNAARSTSGRYPNLGPEILLEAGIPLVDDLGPDVMSLTDGRLVRVLDGAVHVDGQLVAEGVVQTPETVAANLEEARAGLSVQLESFAANTMDYLRRERDLLLDGVGVPDITTPIDGRHVLVVVRGYHYKDDLATLRPYIIEYRPVLIGVDGGADAILDAGWTPALIVGDMDSVSDKALTCGAEIVVHAYRDGRAPGLERVEKLGVPHVLFPATGTSEDVAMLLADDKGAELIVAVGSHATLVEFLDKGRSGMASTFLTRLRVGSKLVDAKGVSRLYRQRISNKQLSLLVLSGLVALGVALSATSAGQTLFGLTGARFDDLFSWVGSLFGGV, encoded by the coding sequence ATGAAACTCAGCCTGCGCCGACACGAACCGGTCCCGACCGAACCCGGTGTGCACGGACCCGCCCGGGTCGACCCGCGGACGAAGTCGCTCACCAAGCGGCTGATGCCCGGCGACATCGCGGTGATCGACCATCAGGACATCGACCGGGTCTCAGCCGAGGCGCTTGTGACCTGCCGGCCCGCAGCCGTGCTCAACGCCGCACGCTCGACCTCGGGGCGCTACCCGAACCTCGGGCCTGAGATCCTCCTCGAGGCGGGCATCCCCCTGGTGGACGACCTCGGACCCGATGTGATGTCCCTGACCGACGGGCGGCTCGTGCGAGTCCTCGACGGGGCGGTGCACGTCGACGGGCAGCTCGTCGCCGAGGGGGTCGTGCAGACGCCCGAGACGGTCGCAGCCAATCTCGAAGAGGCCCGCGCCGGTCTGTCCGTCCAGCTCGAGTCCTTCGCGGCGAACACGATGGACTACCTGCGCCGCGAACGGGACCTCCTGCTCGACGGTGTCGGTGTGCCCGACATCACGACGCCGATCGACGGTCGGCACGTCCTCGTCGTCGTGCGCGGCTACCACTACAAGGACGACCTTGCGACACTGCGGCCGTACATCATCGAGTACCGGCCCGTGCTGATCGGCGTCGACGGAGGTGCCGACGCGATCCTCGACGCCGGCTGGACACCGGCGCTGATCGTCGGAGACATGGACTCGGTCTCCGACAAGGCGCTCACCTGCGGGGCGGAGATCGTGGTCCACGCGTACCGGGACGGTCGGGCCCCGGGCCTCGAGAGGGTCGAGAAGCTCGGCGTGCCGCACGTCCTCTTCCCCGCGACGGGGACGAGCGAGGACGTGGCGATGCTGCTCGCCGACGACAAGGGCGCCGAGCTGATCGTGGCGGTCGGCAGCCATGCGACGTTGGTCGAGTTCCTCGACAAGGGGCGGTCCGGGATGGCCAGCACCTTCCTGACACGGCTGCGCGTCGGCAGCAAGCTCGTCGACGCGAAGGGTGTCTCACGGCTGTACCGTCAGCGGATCTCCAACAAGCAGCTGTCGCTCCTCGTCCTGTCGGGACTGGTCGCCCTCGGCGTCGCGCTGTCGGCCACCTCCGCCGGGCAGACCCTGTTCGGGCTGACCGGAGCACGGTTCGATGACCTCTTCTCCTGGGTCGGCTCGCTCTTCGGAGGCGTGTAG
- a CDS encoding copper transporter: MIDFRYHIVSLISVFLALAVGIALGAGPLKETIGDTLTGQVAQLRTEKDALRGELDTANGSLKDAQAFLSAASPQLVGGTLPGRRVALVLLGQTDQTITDAITAQLKAAGASVSAQVQVTDTWTSSGESTFRQKLAGTLTTYLDPAPADNATVETQLAEALAQSLTGANPSAPNTLSESAGIVLQLLVKGKLVTTTADVTAPADAIVVLAGPISTSSDPLATPDPTEVTTAEMDIARAAQARSEGAVIVGGSVKQGLVTDILADSTVSSRLTTVSDGHEVVGQISVPLALNARIGGVNGHYGTGADLTPIPTTVKLEPVDRTPVPTGSTGATTPSSTGATAPSSPGAAG; this comes from the coding sequence GTGATCGACTTCCGCTACCACATCGTCTCGCTCATCTCGGTCTTCCTCGCGCTCGCCGTGGGCATCGCGCTCGGTGCCGGCCCGCTCAAGGAGACGATCGGGGACACGCTGACGGGTCAGGTGGCGCAGCTGCGCACCGAGAAGGACGCCCTGCGGGGCGAGCTCGACACCGCCAACGGGTCGCTCAAGGACGCGCAGGCGTTCCTCTCGGCCGCCTCGCCCCAGCTCGTCGGAGGCACGCTCCCAGGGCGTCGCGTGGCGCTGGTGCTCCTCGGACAGACCGACCAGACGATCACCGACGCGATCACGGCGCAGCTCAAGGCAGCAGGCGCGAGCGTCAGCGCCCAGGTGCAGGTGACGGACACCTGGACCTCGAGTGGTGAGTCGACGTTCCGGCAGAAGCTCGCAGGAACGCTCACGACGTACCTCGACCCGGCCCCGGCGGACAACGCCACCGTGGAGACCCAGCTCGCCGAGGCGCTGGCGCAGTCACTGACCGGCGCCAACCCCTCTGCCCCGAACACCTTGTCCGAGTCGGCCGGGATCGTGCTCCAGCTCCTGGTCAAGGGGAAGCTGGTCACCACCACCGCCGACGTGACGGCGCCGGCCGACGCGATCGTCGTGCTGGCCGGTCCGATCTCGACGAGCAGCGACCCGCTGGCGACCCCGGACCCGACGGAGGTCACGACCGCGGAGATGGACATCGCCCGGGCCGCCCAGGCCCGGTCGGAGGGTGCGGTGATCGTGGGCGGCTCGGTCAAGCAGGGGCTCGTGACGGACATCCTCGCCGACAGCACCGTGTCGAGCCGGCTGACGACCGTCTCGGACGGTCACGAGGTCGTCGGCCAGATCTCGGTGCCCCTTGCGCTCAACGCCAGGATCGGCGGGGTGAACGGTCACTACGGGACGGGAGCCGACCTGACGCCGATCCCGACCACCGTCAAGCTCGAGCCCGTCGACAGGACACCCGTCCCGACCGGGAGCACCGGGGCGACGACCCCGTCCTCGACAGGTGCCACGGCTCCGTCGTCGCCAGGTGCGGCGGGATGA